A window of Mucilaginibacter paludis DSM 18603 contains these coding sequences:
- a CDS encoding FAD:protein FMN transferase, with product MPNTETITNPLVVHKRVLRLMGNRFEISVVTDNTGLAEQQIDLAVAEISRIEQLLTTFSDDSQTNQINRNAGIAPVKVDEEVFRLIERSLKISALTQGAFDITYGSIDKSLWNFDTKMTSLPDAATALKSVGLINYKNVILDAAAGTVFLKEKGMRIGFGGIGKGYAADRAKTVLQKNGVASGIVNAAGDLITWGTQPYGKPWTIAIADPDQKNTPFSTLNISNMAIATSGNYEKFAVINGKKYSHTIDPKTGLPVSGIKSVSIICPSAEFADAMATPVTVMGIKVGIDMINQLKNIACIIIDDQNRLSTSKNINIK from the coding sequence ATGCCCAACACTGAAACCATAACTAATCCGCTGGTTGTGCATAAGCGCGTATTGCGGCTAATGGGCAACAGGTTTGAAATAAGCGTTGTAACCGACAATACCGGACTTGCCGAACAGCAGATAGATTTGGCTGTTGCCGAGATCAGCAGGATTGAGCAATTGCTCACCACCTTTAGCGACGACAGCCAAACCAATCAAATTAACCGTAACGCGGGCATAGCGCCGGTAAAGGTTGACGAAGAAGTTTTCAGGCTGATAGAACGATCCTTAAAAATATCCGCACTTACGCAAGGTGCTTTCGATATTACTTATGGCTCGATAGATAAAAGTTTGTGGAATTTTGATACCAAAATGACGAGCCTGCCCGATGCCGCAACCGCGCTCAAATCCGTAGGCTTGATTAACTACAAAAATGTTATCCTGGATGCAGCGGCAGGCACCGTATTTTTAAAAGAAAAGGGAATGCGGATAGGCTTTGGCGGTATTGGCAAGGGCTATGCTGCCGACCGTGCTAAAACCGTGCTGCAAAAAAACGGCGTTGCCAGCGGGATTGTAAACGCCGCCGGCGATTTGATAACCTGGGGAACACAGCCTTACGGCAAACCCTGGACGATAGCAATTGCCGATCCCGATCAAAAAAATACGCCTTTTTCTACACTCAATATCAGCAATATGGCTATTGCCACATCGGGCAATTACGAAAAATTCGCGGTTATCAACGGCAAAAAATACTCGCACACCATCGACCCTAAAACCGGGCTTCCGGTAAGCGGTATTAAAAGCGTGAGCATTATTTGCCCCAGTGCCGAGTTTGCCGATGCTATGGCTACACCGGTAACGGTGATGGGCATTAAAGTAGGGATCGACATGATCAACCAGTTAAAAAACATTGCCTGCATTATTATTGACGATCAGAACCGGCTGAGCACCTCAAAAAATATAAATATTAAATAA
- a CDS encoding DUF4266 domain-containing protein codes for MKINHTIKLALTGLALASGLSSCSSVKGYQKSKLNDSDMELSARKSQKFEQSFQLYREGGSGANGGKSGGGCGCN; via the coding sequence ATGAAAATTAACCACACCATAAAATTAGCCCTGACCGGGCTGGCCCTGGCCTCTGGCCTATCGTCATGCTCGTCAGTTAAGGGATATCAAAAAAGCAAGCTGAACGATTCGGATATGGAATTATCGGCCCGTAAATCGCAAAAATTTGAGCAAAGCTTTCAACTGTACCGCGAAGGCGGCTCGGGGGCCAATGGCGGCAAAAGCGGTGGTGGATGCGGGTGTAATTAA
- a CDS encoding DUF3570 domain-containing protein translates to MKKIYLGVLALYMGILASHAQTQPQPVKDTSNYESRKLKIDEINIISAYYHQDGNNSAVTGGIGTENLTDFANTFDLQLSKYSKKGRKHTFAFELGIDHYTSASSDKIDPNSISSASMSDVRIYPSLNWTVSNDKTGNAFGLTASYSHEFDYQSFGGGINLTRLSKNKNTQFDFKALVFLDTWKVILPVELRPPGYGSGSEHDDHRPVDYRPRNSFSTSFSLSQVLTTRLQAVIITEPSYQHGLLATKYQRDYFTDGSERVENLPDSRYKLPIAARLNYFLDDHFVIRAFYRYYMDNWGIRGHTAELEVPVKLTSFVSLSPFYRYNNQTGTRYFAPYGQHSPTDTYYTSDYDLSTLHSNFIGANFRLAPPNGVFGWQHLNTLELRYGHYMRSTGLNSDIVTLALKFK, encoded by the coding sequence ATGAAAAAAATATATCTGGGTGTTTTGGCTCTTTACATGGGCATACTGGCATCGCATGCGCAAACTCAACCTCAACCGGTTAAGGATACCAGTAACTACGAGTCCCGAAAATTAAAAATCGACGAAATTAACATTATCTCGGCCTATTATCACCAGGATGGCAATAACTCGGCCGTAACGGGCGGCATCGGCACAGAAAACCTGACGGATTTTGCCAACACTTTTGACCTCCAGCTTTCAAAATACAGTAAAAAAGGCCGCAAACATACCTTTGCCTTTGAGTTGGGCATCGATCATTACACATCGGCATCGTCGGATAAAATAGACCCTAACAGTATTTCATCAGCTTCAATGTCTGACGTGCGCATCTATCCTTCTTTAAACTGGACAGTATCAAATGATAAAACGGGCAATGCTTTCGGCTTAACCGCCTCCTACTCGCACGAGTTTGATTATCAATCCTTTGGCGGAGGCATTAATTTAACGCGTTTATCCAAAAACAAAAATACCCAGTTCGACTTTAAGGCCCTGGTATTTTTAGATACCTGGAAGGTTATTTTGCCGGTCGAGCTCCGGCCGCCGGGCTACGGATCGGGATCGGAACACGATGACCACCGACCAGTTGATTATCGCCCACGCAATTCATTCAGCACATCGTTCTCGCTCTCGCAGGTGCTTACCACGCGCTTACAGGCTGTAATTATTACCGAACCATCCTATCAGCACGGCTTACTGGCAACCAAATACCAGCGCGACTATTTTACAGATGGATCTGAAAGGGTTGAGAACCTGCCCGATAGCCGGTACAAACTCCCCATAGCGGCCCGGCTGAATTACTTTTTAGACGATCATTTTGTGATCCGCGCCTTTTACCGTTATTACATGGATAACTGGGGCATCCGCGGGCATACCGCCGAATTAGAAGTGCCGGTTAAATTAACCTCATTTGTATCGTTAAGCCCCTTTTACCGGTATAACAACCAAACGGGAACCCGCTATTTTGCGCCTTATGGCCAGCACAGCCCTACCGATACTTACTATACCAGCGATTACGACTTATCTACCCTGCACAGCAATTTTATTGGCGCCAATTTTAGGCTGGCACCGCCAAATGGAGTGTTTGGATGGCAGCATTTAAATACACTTGAGCTGAGGTATGGTCACTACATGCGGTCGACCGGCTTAAACAGCGACATCGTTACCCTGGCCCTGAAATTTAAATAG
- a CDS encoding cytochrome b/b6 domain-containing protein, whose product MAIIEPTRVDVQHPQRIKKHSATLRFWHWANTIVITGSLITVLINSTITNKRQTAALIKSELQNAGATISDQQSSAAAHALGDKTWEVHTYFGYVLAALFLFRLILEFFQLADQKFIRKLKSAWLQFNAVKKEREIARHELTVKLIYSAFYLLLLVMVVTGLFLAFEDALAGFKSIRHSVKEVHGFCMYLVLAFIAVHLAGVFLAERKTGSGIVSDMINGGNQS is encoded by the coding sequence ATGGCTATCATAGAACCCACCCGCGTGGATGTACAACACCCGCAACGTATAAAAAAGCATTCGGCTACTTTGCGCTTTTGGCATTGGGCCAATACTATCGTAATTACCGGCTCGCTTATCACCGTGTTAATTAACTCCACTATCACCAATAAGCGCCAAACAGCAGCCCTCATTAAAAGTGAATTGCAGAATGCAGGTGCAACGATCAGCGATCAGCAATCAAGCGCGGCAGCTCATGCCCTTGGCGATAAAACCTGGGAAGTGCATACTTATTTTGGCTACGTTTTGGCCGCCCTGTTTTTATTCAGGCTGATATTGGAGTTTTTTCAACTGGCCGACCAGAAATTTATCCGCAAGCTAAAATCGGCATGGCTACAATTTAATGCCGTTAAGAAGGAGAGGGAAATTGCCCGGCATGAGCTTACGGTTAAATTAATTTACTCGGCTTTTTACCTGCTACTTTTGGTAATGGTTGTAACGGGCTTGTTTTTGGCTTTTGAAGATGCCCTGGCCGGGTTTAAATCCATCAGGCATAGCGTTAAGGAGGTTCATGGTTTTTGCATGTACCTGGTGCTGGCCTTTATTGCCGTCCATTTGGCAGGTGTTTTTCTGGCTGAACGCAAAACAGGGAGCGGTATTGTTTCGGATATGATTAATGGGGGTAACCAGAGCTAA
- a CDS encoding response regulator transcription factor: MKLLVIEDEQKLLENIVTYLNGEGDICESCSTLTAAIDKLSVYNYDCILLDIGLPDGEGFAVLDFLRTAMRNEAVLIISARNSIDDKIKGLNIGADDYLTKPFHLAELKARLAAIYRRKTSNSSNLLVFNEITIDLLGRSVYVNDTTLILTRKEYDMLLYFIANKGKVVSKNALAEHLWGDEMDMHDNFDFIYTHIKNLRKKMLDLNAHDYLKSVYGIGYKFVAE, translated from the coding sequence TTGAAACTGCTGGTTATAGAAGATGAGCAAAAGCTCCTTGAAAACATCGTTACTTACTTAAACGGAGAAGGTGATATCTGCGAAAGCTGTAGTACCTTAACCGCCGCAATTGACAAGCTATCAGTTTATAATTACGATTGTATATTGCTGGATATCGGTTTGCCTGATGGCGAAGGCTTTGCGGTTTTAGATTTTTTGAGAACAGCCATGCGAAACGAAGCCGTGCTGATCATATCCGCGCGTAACTCTATCGACGATAAAATAAAAGGGCTCAATATTGGTGCCGATGACTATTTAACAAAACCCTTTCACCTGGCCGAATTAAAAGCCAGGCTGGCAGCTATTTACAGGCGCAAAACATCAAACAGCAGCAACCTGTTGGTTTTTAACGAGATTACCATCGACTTATTAGGCAGAAGTGTTTATGTGAACGACACTACTCTGATATTAACCAGGAAAGAGTACGATATGCTACTTTATTTTATTGCCAATAAGGGTAAAGTGGTTTCGAAGAATGCTTTAGCCGAACACCTCTGGGGTGATGAAATGGATATGCACGATAACTTTGATTTTATTTATACCCATATTAAAAATCTGAGAAAAAAAATGCTGGATTTAAATGCTCACGATTATTTGAAATCAGTTTACGGGATAGGTTATAAATTTGTTGCTGAATGA